A genomic region of Caenorhabditis elegans chromosome V contains the following coding sequences:
- the ceh-51 gene encoding Homeobox protein ceh-51 (Confirmed by transcript evidence), which yields MSSSNYNINNGGDYYPLSSSNLNSTSAITNATVMEYSTMPSSSPGSMSSSPAYPAAYQAPSPCYVADPNQLYYQQQLAHNGNDMLVQAHAQAYQAQCFAWFQQQYSQLSPSSFPHPMVAHHAGFIPPPPSFLHHQHQQHPRAPSEKRRGARTPFSDSQLYALRTRFEQCDTIKVDERRKLGAVIGLSPEQIKIWFQNRRFKLRKEKYKQIKQDAVQQQKSAKEEAEEDQKHVIS from the exons ATGTCATCATCCAACTATAATATTAATAACGGCGGTGACTATTATCCTTTGTCTTCTTCGAATCTTAATTCAACTTCTGCTATTACTAATGCTACTGTAATGGAATATTCCACAATGCCAAGCAGCTCTCCGGGCTCAATGAGCTCATCGCCAGCCTATCCGGCGGCCTATCAGGCTCCATCACCGTGCTACGTGGCGGATCCCAATCAGCTTTACTATCAACAACAGCTGGCTCATAATGGGAATGATATGTT agtTCAAGCCCATGCTCAAGCCTACCAAGCTCAATGCTTCGCCTGGTTCCAGCAGCAGTACTCACAACTCTCCCCATCCTCGTTTCCTCATCCTATGGTGGCTCATCACGCTGGCTTCATCCCACCACCGCCGTCTTTTCTACATCATCAGCATCAGCAGCATCCAAGAGCTCCTTCAGAAAAGCGGAGAGGCGCTCGAACTCCGTTCTCCGATTCTCAGCTTTACGCGTTGAGAACCAGATTTGAGCAGTGCGACACAATAAAGGTTGACGAGCGACGGAAGTTGGGAGCAGTCATCGGACTTTCGCCCGAGCAGATCAAGATTTGGTTTCAGAATCGGAGATTCAAGTTGAGAAAGGAGAAATACAAGCAGATCAAGCAGGACGCTGTGCAGCAACAGAAATCGGCGAAGGAGGAGGCGGAGGAGGACCAGAAGCATGTTATTTCTTGA
- the nhr-243 gene encoding Nuclear Hormone Receptor family (Product from WormBase gene class nhr;~Confirmed by transcript evidence): MITPFSSSPSSSTSDSQTPEITAIGFKKCAVCGLDAKGKHFGAFSCRACAAFFRRASTQSASIGPCKKSRTCNLFNGNGWFQCKKCRLERCYKVGMTMKNFQFQRDHIRSKIEIINNKLPESIEKLVGRPFFVVHCKPTLIEIHTQQNLIDCHDFVEKGRRILFEGSPTPWGSDSLQKLARGVRKLAGNYSNPKVKVIESYGMAETFAFWENDFLRAATWFSYFDDFQRMSNDVQLKILAATWHVWSRLDKLAITAMGRRMKMCCGDCVMFSHKNEYSMMDMKNMELDLTWCSRLTNQQMQFFYDTSENHITYKFAQEMMNLNPDDVELSYMLAHLVLGHAGRRFRGEIQENCEKIMEKLANNLHDYYVNVKETPRYSVRLAQILRIIRKIKEEVLQIRSKLQLAKVFDVHTMRFSHYEYFEDL, encoded by the exons atgaTCACCCCATTCTCTTCTTCTCCATCTTCATCCACTTCTGACTCCCAGACACCTGAAATTACGGCAATcggctttaaaaaatgtgcagtTTGTGGTTTAGATGCCAAGGGAAagcattttggagcatttagTTGCAGAGCTTGTGCCGCTTTTtttcg ccgaGCCTCCACCCAGTCTGCCTCCATCGGGCCGTGCAAAAAATCCCGGACCTGTAACTTATTCAACGGAAATGGATGGTTTCAGTGCAAGAAATGCCGTCTGGAACGGTGCTATAAAGTCGGAATGACCATGAAAA atttccaattCCAACGGGACCATATTcgatctaaaattgaaattataaataataaattgcctgag AGCATCGAAAAACTAGTGGGCCGCCCGTTTTTTGTGGTTCACTGTAAGCCGACACTAATTGAAATTCACACTCAGCAAAATTTAATCGATTGCCATGATTTTGTGGAAAAGGGCCGAAGGATACTGTTTGAG GGCTCTCCAACCCCGTGGGGTTCTGATTCCTTGCAAAAGCTGGCTCGCGGAGTTCGGAAGTTGGctggaaactacagtaatcccaaaGTTAAGGTGATCGAGAGCTACGGGATGGCCGAGACGTTTGCATTCTGGGAAAATGATTTTCTGCGGGCCGCCACGTGGTTTTCGTATTTCGACGATTTCCAGCGAATGTCTAATGATGTtcag ctaaaaatCCTTGCCGCCACGTGGCATGTATGGTCTCGTCTGGATAAGTTGGCAATTACAGCGATGGGGCGACGGATGAAGATGTGCTGCGGTGATTGTGTAATGTTTTCGCATAAAAATGAGTATTCAATGATGGATATGAAGAATATGGAGTTGGATTTGACGTGGTGCTCACGATTAACCAATCAGCAAATGCAATT cttctacGACACGTCAGAAAACCACATAACCTACAAATTTGCCCAAGAAATGATGAATTTGAACCCAGATGACGTGGAGCTGTCCTATATGCTGGCTCATTTGGTGCTCGGACACGCGGGACGCCGATTTCGAGgcgaaattcaagaaaattgcgagaaaattatggaaaaattggcgaatAATCTGCATGATTACTATGTTAATGTGAAGGAAACGCCGAGATATTCAGTTCGCCTGGCgcagattttgagaattatccGGAAAATTAAG GAAGAAGTGCTCCAAATCCGCTCAAAACTCCAATTGGCCAAGGTTTTCGACGTTCACACGATGCGATTTTCTCATTATGAGTATTTTGAGGAtttataa
- the mihp-2 gene encoding Neuropeptide CCHamide-1 (Confirmed by transcript evidence) produces MRVQVVTLLAVLLAVLQFTSAAGNYYSGYPSDRTMKRSALLQPENNPEWNQLGWAWGKRSAGMEIPHRAARALHPVKKNPDWQDLGFAWGRK; encoded by the exons atgaGAGTGCAAGTAGTCACACTTCTCGCGGTTTTGCTCGCCGTCTTGCAGTTCACCTCAGCAGCCGGTAACTATTATTCAG GATACCCATCTGACCGAACAATGAAACGAAGTGCTCTACTGCAACCGGAGAACAATCCAGAATGGAATCAGTTGGGATGGGCTTGGGGAAAGAGAAGCGCTGGAATGGAG atccCTCACCGCGCGGCTCGAGCTCTTCACCCAGTGAAAAAGAACCCCGATTGGCAGGATTTGGGCTTTGCATGGGGCcgcaaataa